A stretch of the Bacteroidia bacterium genome encodes the following:
- a CDS encoding T9SS type A sorting domain-containing protein — MKKTLLSLLSFSLIATISVAQGVFKITDPNNGNIVVNSTTIDYWGAPNSMMEAKLNVKNTTNSSIDVFCKRDTISTVSGSTNLFCWVLCYGPSTNQSPTGIVLAADSTTSSFYGKYTTGPGTGVTTIRYVFFGQYNPSDSSYVTVNYHVTPTGIATYTLGKNALSPAFPNPTANLVSLSYSLESDATVAKIIFYNMLGEKIKELPIDINNREGIVKADVTGMDAGIYFYSFVVNGKTIATKKLVVTH; from the coding sequence ATGAAAAAGACATTACTTTCCTTGCTATCGTTCTCATTGATTGCAACTATTTCCGTTGCACAGGGTGTATTTAAAATAACAGATCCAAATAACGGAAATATTGTTGTAAACAGTACAACTATTGATTATTGGGGTGCCCCAAATTCAATGATGGAAGCTAAACTAAATGTAAAAAACACAACAAATAGCAGTATCGATGTTTTTTGCAAACGCGATACTATTTCCACCGTGAGTGGAAGTACTAATCTTTTTTGTTGGGTTCTTTGCTACGGACCGAGTACCAATCAATCTCCTACAGGGATTGTTTTAGCTGCAGATTCCACCACTTCTTCTTTTTATGGTAAGTATACTACCGGACCAGGAACAGGTGTTACTACTATTAGATATGTATTTTTTGGTCAATATAATCCGAGTGATTCTTCTTACGTAACCGTAAATTATCACGTTACACCTACTGGAATTGCTACTTATACGCTTGGAAAAAATGCTTTGTCGCCGGCGTTTCCAAATCCTACTGCTAATTTAGTTTCTCTTTCTTATTCGTTGGAATCGGATGCAACTGTTGCAAAAATTATTTTTTACAACATGCTGGGAGAAAAAATAAAAGAATTACCGATTGATATCAATAACCGCGAAGGCATTGTAAAAGCAGATGTTACTGGAATGGATGCAGGAATTTATTTCTACTCTTTTGTTGTCAACGGTAAAACGATTGCAACTAAAAAATTAGTGGTAACACACTAA
- a CDS encoding NAD-dependent deacylase, with translation MKKIVVFTGAGISAESGIKTFRDTGGLWEEYNINDVATPEAWAKNPALVLDFYNKRKQQVMDAKPNAAHFALVELEKKYDVQIITQNIDDLHERAGSKKVLHLHGEIMKSRSSVDESLIYEINKTELKLGDVCKKGSQLRPHIVWFGELVPNMEMAYAMAAKASVFMVVGTSLNVYPAAGLLEAVFENVPKYVIDPNSLKIPSQKNFFFRKENAGTGVPALVKELLKK, from the coding sequence ATGAAAAAAATTGTTGTCTTTACAGGAGCCGGAATAAGTGCCGAAAGCGGAATAAAAACATTTCGTGATACCGGCGGTTTGTGGGAAGAATATAATATTAACGACGTTGCCACGCCCGAAGCATGGGCAAAAAATCCCGCTTTAGTACTCGATTTTTACAACAAGCGTAAACAACAAGTGATGGATGCAAAACCCAATGCCGCGCACTTCGCATTGGTAGAATTGGAAAAAAAATACGATGTGCAAATCATCACTCAAAATATTGACGATTTACACGAAAGAGCCGGCTCCAAAAAAGTATTGCATTTGCATGGAGAAATCATGAAATCGCGCAGCAGCGTAGACGAATCGCTAATTTACGAAATAAATAAAACCGAATTAAAATTGGGCGACGTTTGCAAAAAAGGCTCTCAATTACGTCCGCACATTGTATGGTTTGGAGAATTGGTTCCGAATATGGAAATGGCTTACGCGATGGCTGCAAAAGCAAGTGTTTTTATGGTTGTGGGAACTTCGCTAAATGTGTATCCGGCGGCAGGGTTATTGGAGGCTGTTTTTGAAAATGTGCCCAAATATGTGATTGACCCCAACAGCTTAAAAATACCAAGCCAAAAAAACTTTTTTTTTAGAAAAGAAAACGCCGGAACGGGCGTTCCGGCGTTGGTAAAAGAGCTCTTGAAAAAATAA
- a CDS encoding choice-of-anchor L domain-containing protein, whose amino-acid sequence MLCKPSDVLAQLVVNNTQTPQQLVQNVLLGSGVIASNITYTGAQIATGFFNGTNSNIGISSGILMTTGSIYLAVGPNNQTSAGLNLHLPGDSDLSATSGGTTFDAAVLEFDFVPYADTIKFHYVFGSEEYPEYVCCPDNDVFAFYISGPGIVGKKNLALIPTTTTPISINTLNGNCVGTSVCNTSNPCCNSHSNYYIDNTGGTTVQYNGFTEPMTAVSPVQCGQKYHIKIAIADGGDGNIDSGVFLEAGSFTGGSSLHIQTNLMADTLCPNDNVRVFCSDTSTSHIFNWNFDSANVLSGSGSGPYSLSWNTPGMKKIKVSVPGFCESGADSVYIHVNACDVMIPNVFTPNGDNVNDYFVIQNLERHPDSRLIIYDRWGKKVFEDDNYHNEWNGSDLSDGTYYYILDVPNDKTMKGFVTILRKK is encoded by the coding sequence TTGCTTTGTAAACCCTCCGATGTGCTCGCACAATTGGTAGTAAATAACACGCAAACACCGCAACAATTAGTACAAAACGTTTTGCTGGGCAGCGGTGTAATTGCCAGTAATATCACATATACAGGCGCGCAAATTGCAACAGGCTTTTTTAACGGAACCAACTCGAATATCGGCATCAGCAGCGGTATTTTAATGACAACAGGAAGTATTTATTTGGCGGTTGGTCCGAACAATCAAACAAGTGCCGGATTGAATTTACATTTGCCCGGAGATTCTGATTTGAGCGCTACTTCGGGCGGAACAACATTTGATGCCGCCGTGTTAGAATTTGATTTTGTGCCGTATGCGGATACGATTAAATTTCATTATGTATTTGGTTCGGAAGAATACCCGGAATACGTGTGTTGCCCTGACAATGATGTATTCGCGTTTTATATCAGTGGTCCTGGCATTGTCGGAAAAAAAAATTTAGCATTGATTCCGACTACTACTACTCCGATTTCCATCAACACTTTAAATGGAAATTGCGTAGGTACCAGTGTTTGCAATACATCCAATCCGTGTTGCAACAGTCATTCTAATTATTATATTGATAATACTGGCGGAACAACAGTTCAATACAATGGTTTTACGGAGCCAATGACGGCTGTTTCACCCGTTCAGTGCGGACAAAAATACCACATCAAAATTGCGATTGCCGATGGAGGCGACGGAAATATTGATTCCGGTGTTTTTCTGGAGGCAGGCAGTTTTACTGGTGGTAGCAGCTTACACATCCAAACTAATTTGATGGCAGATACTCTTTGTCCGAATGATAATGTACGCGTTTTTTGTAGCGATACTTCTACTTCACATATTTTTAATTGGAATTTTGATAGTGCAAATGTCTTATCTGGTAGCGGTTCCGGACCGTATTCATTAAGTTGGAATACTCCCGGAATGAAGAAAATAAAAGTTTCCGTTCCAGGATTTTGTGAAAGCGGCGCCGATTCTGTGTACATACATGTAAACGCCTGCGATGTGATGATTCCCAATGTTTTCACACCTAACGGAGACAATGTAAATGATTATTTTGTGATTCAAAATTTGGAAAGACATCCTGATTCGAGATTAATTATTTATGATCGTTGGGGAAAAAAAGTTTTTGAAGACGATAATTATCACAACGAATGGAACGGTTCCGATTTGTCGGATGGCACGTATTACTATATCTTAGACGTTCCGAACGATAAGACGATGAAAGGTTTTGTAACCATCTTACGAAAAAAATAA